The DNA sequence CCGCCGGCTTAAGGCCAAACACATCGTGAATGATGCCAAAGCGAGAATTCGGCCCATACGCGCTCACTTTGCCGTCGTTCGCTAAAATGATTAAACCGTTCTTGCCACTCTTGGACGCTTTTTCATGCAATTTGTCAATTGTCTCATCGATTTTGGCCAACTCTTCCTCGACGGCCGACTCTTTGTCGAAGATTTTCCCTAACGTTTTCGCATTTTCTTTAAATGATTCCATGTACTTGCTCGGGTCGATGCCTAAATAAATCGTCGGCGCAATTTCTTTAAACTGTTCGTACAAATCCGCTTGTCTTCCGGATATAACAATCAAATCCGGACCGATTTCGTGGATTTTCTCAAAATCCGGGTCCTTTAAGCTGCCGACATTTTCATACTTGTCGTCCTCAAACTTGGACAAATAGGGGGGCACGTGGCCTTTCGGGAGTGCTGCCACTTCGACCCCAAGTTTATCTAACGTATCGAGGGAACCGTAATCGAACACGACAACTTTTTGCGGGTTTTTCTTAACGATCGTTTCATCGAGTTCGTGCTTAATCGTCAGTTCTTCGCTGGCGCTCTCCCCGCCCGCTTTCTTTGTCTCCGTCCCTTTGGACGGTTCATCCTTCGCCCCGTCAGCCCCGTTCGCCCCACACGCGACGGCCATGATCGCAAACACAGCAATAAATACAAATAGAAAAGCCCTTTTCATGCGATTCACCTCAGTTTATATTTAATTTCCTTGTCTCAATCGACATCAAATGGAAGACTTGCTTCACCCACACTATATAGCTCTCTTGCCGATTAGCGATAACATCTTGGTTACTCCCTTACACGTCTACATTCGAATCACCCCTTTAAAAAGGTAAACATCTGTCGATTGCGATAATCATTCTCACTATCAGCTTAAAAAAAGACGCAATGTATGGTCAGACGGATCGGTTTATCGCCTACGGCCGCAACTTTCGACTGCTCACCTAACATCGCACTAAGCAAAGTACACGCAGATTTTACAGCGATCAATGTCGCGCACATGAATGTCCATATCGTATATTTCTTTTAATGCCGCCTGGTTTATAATCTCCTCCGTCGCCCCTTCCCGCACGACCTTTCCCTCCCTAAGCGCCACGATGTAATCGGAATAAACGGAGGCAAAGTTAATGTCGTGCAGCACGATGAGGATTGTCTTGTCGAGCTCGTCTGCCAGCTTGCGCAATATTTTCATAATCTGCACTGAATGTTTCATATCTAAGTTGTTAAGCGGCTCGTCGAGCAAAATATATTCCGTGTCTTGGGCGATCACCATCGCGATGTACGCCCGTTGCCTTTGCCCTCCACTTAACTGGTCTATATACTTCTCTTGAATGTCCTCGAGCCCCATATAGTGAATGGCTTCCGCTACGTATTGCCAGTCTTCCTGCGTCAACCGTCCTTGCGAATACGGAAAGCGACCGAAAGAGACGAGCTCCCTTACCGTCAGGCGCAGCGCAATGTGGTTTGACTGCTTTAATATGGAGATCTTTCTTGCCAGCTCGTTGCTTTTACACTGACCAACCTCCCGCCCTTCGATAAAAATCTCCCCTTCATCGCAAGAAATGAGTCGACTAATCATCGCTAATAACGTACTTTTGCCCGCGCCGTTCGGTCCGATGAAGGAAGTGATTTTTCCTTTAGCGATACGGACGGAAACGTCGTCTACGACCTTCTTGTTACCGTAAGTTTTCGAGACGTTCTTCACTTCTACCAAGATTTATTCTCCTTTAGCAATAAATATATGAAGTACACGCCACCGACAAAGTTGATAATGACACTGAGCGTCGTCGCAAACGTAAATACGTGCTCCACGATCATTTGTCCGCCTACTAACGCGATGATACTTATACATACAGCACCTAAAATCAAGTACTTATGCCGATACGTCTGCAGAAACTGATACGTCACATTGACGACGAGCAACCCGAGAAACGTGATCGGCCCGACTAATGCCGTCGCGACGGAAATGAGCACCGCTACGACGATCAGTAGCCGTTTGACGACGTGATCGTAAGCCACTCCCAAGTTGATCGCCTGTTCTCTTCCGAGTGCGAGGACGTCTAAGTACTTCGTAAACCGCAAACAATACAGCGTCGCAAGGAACAAACAAAGGCCGGCAATGAACAGCAAATCGGTATTAATGTTGTTAAAGCTAGCGAACATTTTGTCTTGTACGATCTGAAACTCGTTCGGGTCGATCAACACTTCCATAAACGTCGCTAAACTTTGAAACAGCGTACCAAAAATCAATCCAATTAAGAGGAGGAAGTAAATATTTTGCTCTTCCCGCTTAAAAAGCACCTTATACAACACAGCCGAAAACAGTACCATCAACCCGACCGACAGTAAAAAGTGGGTTTGGCTGTTCATCAACGTCAGCGTCGTCCCACCAAAGGCGAACACGATCACCGTCTGGATCAACATATAGAGCGAATCTAACCCTAAAATACTCGGCGTCAAAATGCGGTTGTTCGTAATCGTCTGAAACACGACGGTCGAGAAAGCGATCGCCGCCCCAGTAAGGACGATGGCTAGTAGTTTCAGCCCCCGTCGCGGTAAGGCGTATTCCCAATTGCCCCCTAGTTTGACAGACAAAAACGAAACGACTAATAGCGCGGCGACAGTTGCGAGCATTCCCGTTTTCGCTTTATAACCCATATGTCCTTCTCCTCATGAGTAAGTAAGCAAAAATCCCACTGCCGATCACTCCGACGGTCAAGCTGATCGAGATCTCGTACGGATAAATGATCACCCGGCCGAGAATGTCGCAAAACAACACGAAGGAAGCCCCTAACAGTGCCGTGTGAGAAAGACTCTTCTTCAAGTGATCCCCTTGGTAAATTGTGACGATGTTCGGGATGATCAAACCGAGAAACGGAATCGTCCCGACAGTTAGCACGACCGCGGACGTCACTAAGGCGACGATGATTAAGCCGATATTGACAACCTGTTTATAGTTTAACCCTAAGTTCTTCGCGAAATCTTCCCCCATCCCCGCCACCGTAAACTTATTGGCAAACGCGTAAGCGATGATGACGAGCGGAATGCTTATGTACAACAGCTCGTAGCGACCTTTAATAATCATCGAAAAATCGCCCTGTAACCATGCCGACATGTTTTGAATGAGGTCGTGCTTATACGCAAAAAACGTCGCGAGCGAACTCATAATGTTCCCGAACATCAACCCGACGAGCGGGATGAAAATCGTGTCCTTAAACTTAATCCGCTCGAGAATCTTCATAAACAAAAACGTCCCAAGTAGTGCGAACACGAACGCGACAAGCATTTTCTGCAACGGACTCGCCGCCGCAAATAGCATAAGCGAAACGAGAACGCCCAACCGTGCCGCGTCCAACGTGCCTGCCGTCGTCGGGGAGACAAACTTATTGCGGCTTAAGTTTTGCATAATGAGCCCGCAAATACTCATACTCGCCCCAGCTAATACAATACTAATGAGCCGCGGCAACCGACTGACGAGTAAAATTTGTGTTTGCTCGTCAGTCAGACGAAATAAATCTAGCGGTTTCACATCTTTTACCCCAATGAACAGTGATGCGAACGACAACACGATCAGTGCGATCCATAAGTATCTTTTTTTCATGAGCCATCCTTTTATATATTAATAATGATATTCATTATCAATGATGCTAATGAGTATTATAACACCCCTTTAGCAACAGTCAATACTTTCGTCTTATTTTGTTGGAAAAAATTATAGGACACTGCCTTAAATAGCATCTACTATAAATTAGTGGCAAAAAGTAGAAAACCACCCTTGAGACTACTGGACATCTCATTGGGTGGTAACCGTTAGGTGATAAACGTTAACACGACTCACTCTTCTATGACATACATGCTCAGCACGTACAACTTCTACGCTCTCGACATGCACAAATCCCACGCTCTCGGTGTACACAGCTCACTTGGCGCTTTCTTCTAGTAGGGCGATCACTTTGTCAATCGCTTCCTCGCCTTCTTTTTGCTCCATTTGGCGGGTAATTTGCGCCCTGTTCTCATACACGCGGCGCACAGCAGCGACGAACGACTCGTCGGTCAACGCTTCTTCTTGCAACACTTCCGCATAGCCCGCGTCCGCAAACGACTTCGCATTCAAGATTTGATCGCCGCGACTCGCAGCCCGCGACAGCGGGATGAGCAGCATCGGTTTACGCAAGGCGAGAAATTCAAAAATCGCATTCGAGCCCGCCCGCGATATGACAAAATCAGCCATCGCCATTAGGTTCGGCAATTCTTCGCTCACGTACTCAAATTGTTTGTAGTGGCGTTCCTCGATCGACGGGTCAACTTGCCCTTTTCCGCAAATGTGTACGATTTGAAACTCAGACAGTAATGTGGACAAGTTGGCGCGTACCGTTTCGTTGATGCGCTGTGAGCCTAAACTGCCGCCCATGATCAATATGACCGGCTTCGTCTTCGTAAATCCACAGTACGTAAACCCGCGGAGCGCATTCCCTTGCTTCAACTCGTC is a window from the Numidum massiliense genome containing:
- a CDS encoding undecaprenyldiphospho-muramoylpentapeptide beta-N-acetylglucosaminyltransferase, whose translation is MKQKIIFTGGGSAGHVTVNLALIPRFKQIGWDVAYIGSRDGIEKQLVGNLDDVPYFAVATGKLRRYFDWNNFKDPFKVMKGIFQAYRIIKREKPAVIFSKGGFVSVPVVIGARLNKVPTIIHESDLTPGLANKLSIPFATKVCTTFPETAKHLKGDKVVHVGAVVRDELKQGNALRGFTYCGFTKTKPVILIMGGSLGSQRINETVRANLSTLLSEFQIVHICGKGQVDPSIEERHYKQFEYVSEELPNLMAMADFVISRAGSNAIFEFLALRKPMLLIPLSRAASRGDQILNAKSFADAGYAEVLQEEALTDESFVAAVRRVYENRAQITRQMEQKEGEEAIDKVIALLEESAK
- a CDS encoding siderophore ABC transporter substrate-binding protein; translation: MKRAFLFVFIAVFAIMAVACGANGADGAKDEPSKGTETKKAGGESASEELTIKHELDETIVKKNPQKVVVFDYGSLDTLDKLGVEVAALPKGHVPPYLSKFEDDKYENVGSLKDPDFEKIHEIGPDLIVISGRQADLYEQFKEIAPTIYLGIDPSKYMESFKENAKTLGKIFDKESAVEEELAKIDETIDKLHEKASKSGKNGLIILANDGKVSAYGPNSRFGIIHDVFGLKPADEKIEVATHGQSVSFEYIVEKDPDYLFIVDRGAVVGGESSAKQVVENELVKTTKAYKNDHVVYLDPNYWYLSGGGLVSVAEMAKEVEAGLK
- a CDS encoding ABC transporter permease — its product is MKKRYLWIALIVLSFASLFIGVKDVKPLDLFRLTDEQTQILLVSRLPRLISIVLAGASMSICGLIMQNLSRNKFVSPTTAGTLDAARLGVLVSLMLFAAASPLQKMLVAFVFALLGTFLFMKILERIKFKDTIFIPLVGLMFGNIMSSLATFFAYKHDLIQNMSAWLQGDFSMIIKGRYELLYISIPLVIIAYAFANKFTVAGMGEDFAKNLGLNYKQVVNIGLIIVALVTSAVVLTVGTIPFLGLIIPNIVTIYQGDHLKKSLSHTALLGASFVLFCDILGRVIIYPYEISISLTVGVIGSGIFAYLLMRRRTYGL
- a CDS encoding iron ABC transporter ATP-binding protein; the protein is MVEVKNVSKTYGNKKVVDDVSVRIAKGKITSFIGPNGAGKSTLLAMISRLISCDEGEIFIEGREVGQCKSNELARKISILKQSNHIALRLTVRELVSFGRFPYSQGRLTQEDWQYVAEAIHYMGLEDIQEKYIDQLSGGQRQRAYIAMVIAQDTEYILLDEPLNNLDMKHSVQIMKILRKLADELDKTILIVLHDINFASVYSDYIVALREGKVVREGATEEIINQAALKEIYDMDIHVRDIDRCKICVYFA
- a CDS encoding iron chelate uptake ABC transporter family permease subunit gives rise to the protein MGYKAKTGMLATVAALLVVSFLSVKLGGNWEYALPRRGLKLLAIVLTGAAIAFSTVVFQTITNNRILTPSILGLDSLYMLIQTVIVFAFGGTTLTLMNSQTHFLLSVGLMVLFSAVLYKVLFKREEQNIYFLLLIGLIFGTLFQSLATFMEVLIDPNEFQIVQDKMFASFNNINTDLLFIAGLCLFLATLYCLRFTKYLDVLALGREQAINLGVAYDHVVKRLLIVVAVLISVATALVGPITFLGLLVVNVTYQFLQTYRHKYLILGAVCISIIALVGGQMIVEHVFTFATTLSVIINFVGGVYFIYLLLKENKSW